In Fragaria vesca subsp. vesca linkage group LG5, FraVesHawaii_1.0, whole genome shotgun sequence, the genomic stretch TCTCGCCCATGACCCAGGCCTTCCCAACGAAGACCCAGCGGATGAACATGCTCTTAGGATAACACATGCACTTGTCATGACTCATGAGTAAACTTCACGGGCATAGACCCTTGCCTCTCCAACTCAACTAGAAATTCATTGGTAAAAACAGAACCAACTACATATTACACCGGCCAGTGTTTTTTGTATGCACTTTCAACTAAAGAAAAAACAGTCTTTGTGAAGACCTCAAACAGATTAAGGACTACTGTTTCACCTTTAAAAACCTCAGTATCCTTGTTGGTATAAGATTTGTTGGTCATCCCTTATGGTCAAAACACACAAAGCACAAGCTGCACTTCATGTCCTAAATGCATAAGATAGTTCAAGTGAAGATTGAAGACCTGACCGTTCTTAAGTGCATCAGGTAGTTCATGTGCATATACATCACATATTCTTCACTGACTTGCCATCCTAGATTTGGATGATACTCATGTTTGTATCTGTCCTAATCTTTGAGTCTGACCATATGCATATTCAAATGTATTTGCTTCAGTTTAAGTATTGGAATTTAAAATCCTTTTTAGCAAAACATTAGTTTATTTGTACTTGAGCTCCAAGTTAGTCTAGGGTGGTGTGGCAAACCAACCCGTGACCACATGACTAGAGCCTCATTAAGTCCAGTTGGGTTTTGTGATATACAAACCAAGTCAGCGGCTAGCCCATATGATGCACCGCCTAAGCTATCAGTTGTTTTAAGTGCCTTCTTAGGAAAAATGGTTTTGTAGAGTCTTTGTGCCTGACTAAAACTGATTAAGTTTTTTAAAACCATTTTGTCTTTTTCTGTTGGCTTCATTCCCATTTGGAAAAGTCTCACTTTGCTTTTGCTTTAGGCGTGATGGATCAGTCAGATCCTATATGTCCTACTTTTAGTGAGACAAATCACTGCAGTCCAAATATGAAGCCATCTTGATTTGGCAATTGTGCCTGCCCTGTCATGGCTGGTACTTTGCCTATATATATGAGGCTCTGCTTCTCATACTCTTTGGTTGTTGAAAATTGTCATTTACATTTTCTCCCTTTGAGTCTTAGCATTATTGCTCCTTTGCTCTAAGTCTTCCTCGTTGATTATAAATCTTAGAGCTAAGCACCAAAACATTTTCAAAATCCATATCATTGTTCGTTGTTCATGCATACCTTGAGAGCGATCTAGGTGATACAACCCGGTGAAGTCTTCATAGAGAATTAGCTAAAGAGTTAGTTAAATTCGTGTGAAGCAAGTTGTAAGTTGTCTTAGAGAATTAGCTAAAGGCGTTAGTTAAGTTCTGCTTTGAAGCTTAGCATAGTCCTATGTGTAAAACACTTGAGAAATAAGAGAGCAAGTTCAGTTGAGTGCTAGTGGTTAGACTAGACAGTATGGCTAGGTGTTGTGTCATTCTCTGAGTTGTGAGTCTTATAAGAAGTGTGTTTATAATAGTGGAAAAGTTTGCCTCTCAGGAGTTAGAGGCACACAATTTTTCTCTCTGGTTGCAGGATTTCTGCGAGTAAAAAAACATACTGGTGTTATATCTTTACTTTCTAGTATTTGCATATTTACATTCACAACTTAATCTCACAACAAACAGGATAACCAAATCTTTCTATCCTTGTGCGCAAGATAGAACAAAAAAATTGTCTGGGCCTTAAAACNNNNNNNNNNNNNNNNNNNNTAACCCCCCCCCCCCTACCCCCCCCCTCCCCCTCCTCTCTCTCTCCTCTCTCTCTCTCTCTCTATAGGACCTTCAATCCTAAGATCAGATATGTGCTCTTTAGATTCTTACCAAATATTATTAAAGCTGAAAAGATTTTATTACACAAACAAAATCCAATTAAATATTCCTCTCGACTGTTCAAAATGTGCATTGTCGCTGCTTAACACCAGTTACACCACAACAAAACGAATTCCTGAAAGATTGATGCTTACAACATTTCTGCTTCCCAGAAGGATATCTCAATTCATTATTCCAGTTTGTGCTGGTGACCGAGTGGAGTGAAAGTTGGACTACCAAGATGTCTCCTTGGTGAAGTTCCTTCCAACAAAAGCCTTCCATTATTTCTACCTTCAGATGAAATAGGCCTCCCCGTGCCCACGAGTGAAGTTCTTCTTGTACCATGAGTTGGAAGAATCATGCGGAATGTCCAATTCAGAATATTCGGTGCAAACACCCTGTAAAGCAGGAATATGTCATACCAGCTTGGATACTTCACATATGGATCTCCTCGACAAGCCCCTGCTACAATTAACCTTGCAAAATCCTCCACCGGTCCACCGCTCGCTTGTACCTAGTTTGAAAATCAGTCCAGTTAGCAATGAAATCATGTATTTGCATTATTGCAGGTCCAATATATACAATGAGATATTATAAAAGAAAGTCAAACAGGATGGTACCTCTCTTTCCTCCTTCCATTGCATTTCAGCACCCTCATCTACCATGAACTTGCCTCTTGACATTTCACTAACAATCCATCCATGAGTTGCAATTGTTATCCCCACCTCGTCTCTTACTTCTAATCTCAGCGTCTCATAAAAGTTGACTAGAGCTGCCTTTGCCGCCTAGTGATAATTAAAATTTGACACAACAAAAGGAAAATAATAGTCATTATATGCTCTTTGATTTAATTACTTTCGAGACAATTTGGTGGACCAAAATAGCCATCCCATGTAATCGTAGTTTTATAACTCAGATATCTGATATGTTGGCATGCTTATATAAAACATGTAACATTCATTCTGTTTCCAGCTAGTACTTTGTAACATATACTCACAGCATATAAGCTCATCCGCGGCAAAGGTAACCAGCTCTCAACTGAAGCATTCACAATGACTTTTCCATGGGTTTGACGCAGGTAAGGAAGAGCAACATATGTAGGATAAACATTTCCCCAAAAATTTATGTCCTGAGAACAAAGATATTCAAAACCACAGTAATTAATTGCTAGAGAAATTGATTGTAAATAAAATCGTATTGAAGTTATAAAACAAGATTTGGGAGATGTCTATGCAATTTCAAATCCTTACCAACAGCTGGGGGAACACAGAGGTGTCTGTAACTTCCTCAAAGCTGAACGTGTGTCCCAAGCTTACCGTGTTTACCAGATGATCCACTGCAAAATAGGAGCATTTCACTAGGGATAAAAGGAGTATGCTGATAAATTATTGAAGAGAACTAACACTAGTCTACTACATTTAGGCAATCAGGCACAGAACTAAGGCACAATCTGCATTCATGAAGATGGAATTAACAGAGTTTATAGCATCAATCACATCACTTGATCACTTCTTTTTTTGGGTCAATGAAATGTGATGATTAGAAGAAACGGTACCCGGTATAGGAACCCTAAAACAAGCAGTAGACAGTTGTAGGTTAATGGAAACCACCTAATCAAACAAACACCAGGCCGTATTTTGAAAGTGATTGACTGGCGCAGAAAGTAGAACAAAGGTAATTAAAGACTGACAAACTATGGCATTCATCACTATAGTGGAGTGCCAAAATCATCACATATAAACATAAACTTTTTGCTTCCCTTTCTATTGATTGGGAAAACAAAACTAAAAATATTGGACTTCTTGCATCGACAGTCGAAGGGAAGACACATAAACCAACCTAAATCTTCAACAATCTTAACTGAAGCTGATTAATTCTCGATTTAAGTTGACTCATTATCATGCTACTGCTCGAACTAGTTATTACAGTGCAGCAGTTGTAGCAACATGTACTGCTTCAGGAAACTCTTTATTCACGAGTTTGTCTCTTTGTAATTCTGTATAGCTTAGTAAATATCCAACAACATATAGTACTAGTGCACCATCAAAGTGGGGGATTTTTGGTATTATGTAAGGCTCTTCATGACTTGCTCTTAGTGAAATTCTATCTTAATTACAAAATAAGTGAAGGTACTCATATGTTTTGGTGAATGTGAACAGAGGTGTGTAAATAGCATGGTAACTAAACTAGAGACTGAAGAAGAGTGCAGTCACATTTTGATTGTCAAGCTTAGGATACATTTGTGTATTTAATTTTGATCATAATTGACATATTTCTATAAAAGACAAAAGAAAATCATATATTATTTCTCATGGTTATTGTAAAATCAAGTATAAGGACGGTAATTAGGGAATTTTCTAAATGTAAAAAAACAAATTCAAGAGATGCATACCTCGGCCGTAAATGTTTATGGTTTCATTAATGAATCTCCTACAGTCCTCCTCCTTGACAACATCAGCAGCAATTATCAAAACATGCTTTGCACCCAAGAACCTTGCATTCTCAGCAATCCCTCGCAGTCTGGTGTCTCTTCTTGCCACTAATACAAGCTGCGCTCTCCTCTTTGCATATTCATATGCAATTTGCTGGAAACACAAGCTTATACCACATCATGTACATATCACTACCATCAAACAGCGATGCGATATTCAATGAGGTTAAACTTAACAGCTAGCAATATGTAGCATACTCTATTACAACTTATCATGACAAAGACCTTTGCTAGGAGAAGTCACAAGATTGAATCCGCCTCTTCAAAATTCTAATAAAAATATTAAAAGAGAGACAAGACTTAACCCCTGTCTGAATTAGTCAAAACTATAACAATTCTGTGTGCTTAATCATGCCAGCTTTTTCCTGAATCCTCTGGTCCAGCCAAGATCTATTGGGACCAAGAGAATTTATATCAACTGGTATAAGAATAGGTCAACAGTCAGCTTAGAATAATACTGATCGAAGAACTCCTCTAGGCTAGGCCAACCTGAATTGCTTTTCTAGCAAGTTGAATTCCTCTAATCACTACTTGATCCTCTAGTCAATTCATGTAATTGAGTTGAATTTCTATTGGGAGGTCTCTATCAATTCTATCATATATACTTAAGTTGAGGGGTCCTATAGAATGCTCTTGCTCTTCAATTACAATGTACAAGTCTTTGGATTACTATACTTGATCTAAATGATGGCATGGCTTTACATAATCTCAAAATTATGCAGGATGAAATTGGAAATAGTTACCTCCCCTATGCCAGAAGAAGCTCCAGTGATTATAACAACTTTGTCCTCCATAATTTCACCATTGAACTGGTTGTAAAGCCACTCGAGACCACTGATGAAGCACAATGCAGGCCAAGAAAAAGCCAGCATCACCAAACTTGCCGGTGGCACCACGAAATTCAGAACCGAGTTAAACAAATCCATCAGTTATATACCGAGTCCCCAAAACCCAATCAACTATACTGATGACCCAAGAAGATGAAGTTGTAAATGAAACTGAAAGAGATGGATGCAGTAGCAGTATATGTTTCTTGGTTCAACTTGGTAACTGATATTATTGATGATCGAAATGAGAGATCGGGATGGAGGCTGGTGATAAGATCGATTCGAGTATGACATGTAGTGGCAGATGGTGAGATCAACAGCAGTATCACTACATGCATGAGGTTTTGTGAGAAACACGTGTTGCTTTGGAAGCTCATGTTGTGACGAATGGAGCAAGTCTTGGAGTTTCTTGCATGAAGGAGTCAAGGAGCAGTAGTTTCTCTGCTACAAGCACACTTCTAATTTGTGAAATGAAGAACCATGCTCATGACACCTGTTATGAAAATTTTGTCTTGGTTTTGGTCTCAGGATCGACATAAGGTTTCTGAAAGTTGCGGTTTCCACGAACTAGTTTACAGGCATGGCCGGTCTTGAGATTTCGAGAGGACATTGTGCAAAGGTATCTGGCTGTATTTTATTCTAGTCCGTTTCGGAAAATGAGAAGAGTGTTGTAAATAGTTATTATTTAGTGGATATTTTTGTAATTAGCCGACTAGGGTGGTTATTGTAATTTACATCATGGCCTCATCTCTATATAAGAGATGGTTCCCTACTCAATAACACATACATATTCTCTCATTCTCTTGGTTGTTTCTCTCTTTTCTCAATCTATTACTTTTGTTTTACAACACGTTATCAGCACGAATAGTTCTAACGCTAAGGTAGTTTTTATGCAGCATGGAAGAGAGACCGTTGATCAATCAATGGAAGAATCATTCAACATGGTTCAGAATTTCAATCACAAACAAGCTCTCGGATTGGATTAAAAGTTTAGTCCACAAATATTCTCGGTTCTGACACATAAGATAAACACTCATTGATTCGCTTTGCATCGAGTGAAGTTTTCTAAACTCCATTATAATTCATGTTTCTTTTAAACCTTGATTACATGAAAAACCATCCTGAAGCATGAACCATATGTTGTTTATGTTTCGATTTTATGATTTCATGCTTATTAACTTTGATTGCATATTGAAAAATCCGTCTATGATGCATGAGTACCAAATATATTGTATTAGTCTATTTGGTTAATACATATGAACATGAAATGTCATATAAGTTTTCTTATGTTATGAGAATTGGAAAAGGAAAATATAGCACCAAAAAAGAAAATCACTACGGAGGCCAGTAGCCACTGAAATCAACCTTCGCAACTGCAGACAAGGAGGCACATGGATAAGCAAAAAGTATAGTTTTTCATGATATCCAAACTCAAGATCATGCATGCATTCCGGAAGTAGTGTTTGTAACCATTAAGGTTTTACCATTAATTTGGTCAATAATAGCAGACGTTACATATATTCCATATTCATTATGCCTGAAGCATTTAGTGATAAGAAGGAATTAATATTGCTCTTAATGGGGTTTAAATAAAATCCGTTAGTAAATGTTACGTACGTCAATGGTATAACGACATTTCAGTGTTAATTATGTTACTTAATTGTAGCTTAATATGTATATTTTGTCAGTTACAAATTTGATTTGTGTCAAATTCAATATGTCATTTAAGGACATGTAATGCCAGAAGCATTTACCAATTTACAACCCACATTATGCTACAAGCATTATGGGCCAAATTATTGTGCAAATTATGATACAAACGTTATGAATTTAATATTCAGTTACGTCAATTTGAATAATTTCCATTATAATTCATTATGCTAGAAGCATGAATTTTGGGTTTAATTACGTAATTATTATATAAACGTTATGCCAGTAGCATTTACCTCATTTATTACTAATACAGTAATACATAATGTCATAAACATTAATGGGATTTAAACCCATAACCGCTACATAAATGATATTTGTTATTGAGTTTATGTCGGATCCTAATTTAATGTCAATTATGAATTAGAATCATATTCATTTCAATTTGACGTTTATGAGGGTATAATGCCATAAGCAATTAAACATTTATAACCCCATAAATTGTGCTTGAAGCATTAGGGTTTAATTACGCGATTATTACATCAATGTTATGCCAGAAGCATTTATCCAATTTAATACTTATGTGTAAAGCTAGAAGCATTAATGAGATTTGAACTCATTGCCTTTGGTACTTAACCGCTGTATAAATGATATTTATTTAGTAATTTATGCCATATATTAACCGTCGGTTACCAAATTCAAATCGCGTCAGTTTTATACAATTAGTTCTCAATTATGTTATTGTTTATATCGATAATTATTATGAGTATGTAATGACACATTAATGCTAGAAGCAATTGGTGATGCAAATGAGTTAGCTTTGCAAGTCACCACTACGTTATTGACATTTATTGGTTCAGTAATTTTATTGCATATGCATTATGTCGATGTGAATTAAATTGTTTCCGTTATAATTTAATTTATTTCGGTTTCATATAATTACTTTCACATTAAGTTTGTATGTTACGATTTAATAACATATATTGCATTGGTTTATGTTATATTGGTGAATATTAATGATGTTAAGTCAGAAGCTTAAATCAAGCCTGAATATACACAAATTGAGCCAGAAGCTCGACACAAGCTGCAAGGCTAGCACATAAGCTGCCACGTGTCGCCATGAGTCTATACAATGAATATAATTCTTCTCAAACTAGGCTCACCCAGTTGGATGCGATGTCTAGGCAAGTACTTTTGAGGATGTGTACTTAAGTGAGCCTCGCTCCACCACCTCATCATGGCTTACCTGGTCGTATACAATTGGAGTTACCGAAAGGGATGATTAATAACATTGCATTTCTTGGTAGACCATTATTAGCTCAGTCGGCCTGTTCACCCTCTACGGGACCTAAAAGCCTAGCATATCTCTCAGATTGTGCCCCGTAGGCTTGTAAAGTATGTAGAGGCTAGGTTTATTTATTTCACTTTAATTTCAGTCAATTCCTTTGGTCCAGCAGAATCAAACAAAAAGAAAATAATCTAATGACACTGGATTTTCGTACCTAGTCATTATGAATGTCTATAGGACTCTACAAATATTTTCTCATAATGGCTATTGTTAATATATTCATCATATTTAATGTGTAGATAATTACCAGAAGCATTTACACATAGTTACGTGACATATTCACTATGCTAAATTAGTAGCGTGGAATTAATATCATCAATTGTTACATGATTATAACTTGAAAATACATGTACCTAATGAACCAGTAGTTCAAAAATGAACCGGTAGTTCAGACATGAACCCGTAGTTCATGTATATATTGATCTTCTAGTTTCGATAATAATCCCCTTAAAAACTTGAAGTTTCATTCCAAATTCATCAGACATGATAAAATCGATAGTTTTATCATGTTAATTGATAGTCTCCAGAAGAAACAATTTGAACTAGACATCTTCCTTGCATGAAGCAAAAAAATATTAAAATGGAAGGGCTTGTTGCCTTAGAATCTAAATCAAAATTGATATGAGTTATCAATATTAAGGAATTGAGCGTTCTCGTCTGCCTAACGAGGTCAAAATACATTTACGTTTCAGAAGAACGTTATTGAAATGTAAGTTCATTGAATCAATGCTTAAAACATTGAAACCACCAGAAAAATGGTGTAATATCTTTGCATAATCTTCGAATGTGCGGCCAAAAGCGTACATTGACTATATTCAAATTTATTAGCGAGAAGCTAAATGATTCGAGCAAATACTAGCTATAGTATTTGTGTTTGATGCACCCAGGAAAAACATATGATGCACCGTATCCTCAACTCAATTATCACACGGGCATCCCCCTTAGAATAAGGGTCTTCTCTTTAATGACATATTATATCAAGCTGCTCGTTAAGAATGTTGAATACTAGACCATCACATGCAAAGACTAGAATTTACATTATCTCTTTATGCACAGAATGCAAGGAAAAATATGTGGACCTATCCAACCACCATACGGACTAGTTAAATATTAATGGTTTTGGTTGATGCATGTATCGACAAATTAAGTGATCAGATGTCACACTATTGTCCACAAGAAAATGATGTCTTTGCTAAACTCTTACCTATGAAATAGAAGGTATACCACTCGGATTATCCTATAAAGTCTATAAGACTTGATAATGCCGGAGAGTTTACATCGAACGTTTTCGATGATTATTGCATATCCCTTGGGTTTTGTAAAACATATAGTTTCCTATGTTCAAACCTAAGATGGTCTCACATATAGAACCTTGGTAATGCGCACCAAGCTTCTATTGTTTGCGTCAGGCTATGCAATCTTGCAGGCAGCCATGTCGGTCCAGTTGAGGCCCACTGCTACCCGTCTTACTTCGTGTTACAGTTGGTGACTGGGTGTGAACCTGATGTTTTTGCACTTACACGTATTTGGGTTTGCAGTCTCTGTGCCAATTGTGTCGCCACAACGTACAAAATCGGGTCCTCAACAAAGGATGGGCATATATGTCGATTATGAACCTTATCCATTATGTGCTCCTTAGAGCCCTTGACAGGAGATCTCTATACCGCTAGATTTGTGGTCGTCACTTTGATGAGACAATCTTCCCGCCGTTAGGGGGAGATAAGAATGTGAGCGTTCCTGATGAACGACGTGTAGAATGTCTCATTTTGATTCCCAAACCGCACATGTTATATTGAAGTGCGAAGAATTCTACTTCTAGTTGAAGTGCGAAGAATTCTACTTCTAGTTGAAGTGCAAAGAATTCTAGATCTATGTAGTGTAGCCCAGAATATGCCAGACACT encodes the following:
- the LOC101312540 gene encoding hydroxysteroid 11-beta-dehydrogenase 1-like protein-like, whose translation is MDLFNSVLNFVVPPASLVMLAFSWPALCFISGLEWLYNQFNGEIMEDKVVIITGASSGIGEQIAYEYAKRRAQLVLVARRDTRLRGIAENARFLGAKHVLIIAADVVKEEDCRRFINETINIYGRVDHLVNTVSLGHTFSFEEVTDTSVFPQLLDINFWGNVYPTYVALPYLRQTHGKVIVNASVESWLPLPRMSLYAAAKAALVNFYETLRLEVRDEVGITIATHGWIVSEMSRGKFMVDEGAEMQWKEEREVQASGGPVEDFARLIVAGACRGDPYVKYPSWYDIFLLYRVFAPNILNWTFRMILPTHGTRRTSLVGTGRPISSEGRNNGRLLLEGTSPRRHLGSPTFTPLGHQHKLE